A genomic stretch from Cyprinus carpio isolate SPL01 chromosome A12, ASM1834038v1, whole genome shotgun sequence includes:
- the LOC109060161 gene encoding zinc finger protein 850-like, producing MAMQEPGRTKGFSCRHCGVVCASMPSLLEHTETFHQSEEERKFKCDECGRGYRHAGSLANHRKTHEVGSFQCHICSRKLSNALALKSHLRIHTSRKKYSCTECGKAFRLATQLVTHQKAHRNKESQIRTKDSANSLIESNYKDVELLHLDEMDFDIIPDLQPDMKLNIAPTRILSNGEVSEHILNSTTESDMATEDDAADRPFKCDLCGKTYRHHGSLINHKKTHQMGVFECPVCFKQFNNLAALNSHQRIHSKTHGRLSVQTSKAALTDCKQEPAPHVMPQNGDAKIHFCHLCQVAFANDDEFQSHILLHNSSSVSFELPTNLSEEHSFSYNDSVTHSPESNPYPPSSGTPPLPPLLDKAIDYDQSDGPLENGHIYLPNSLDENPLTLHAQGQPMALPSENLNPDHSAQGTDNIKVEDADSSDRRFRCNICGKSYRHAGSLINHKRSHQTGIFQCSICRKNYPHLAALRSHLRIHKGRPTSLPASSEGDWLSSEPLTHENQQNCFQSNEGDVSGILGLSQDLVDSVQHESDEEHVNEMNATEFHEQFDNSFSDEHLPQDEHLMERHMCADCGKTFSDIAGIKSHMCPLLNQQYQTMMNGSPGHNTKHQHFLGESGEDVGFEGHDGSAAEAYFRQQTFHDDIHGQMSESEAKTECEDDEEEDDGEMYQCSVCGNHYTSMRALRSHLGGHTQTHATPSACGPSSLSSLEVKKDEMSENQQGDCSLIICSTCGESFTKKEDLQAHQLLHSNMEGNPQEQFVSNHQNELKPKVEIESIICGKCGISCSDTYYLSNHNCTGQRDGQVGEECGEKPLLRSTFQQELLQESSHDGERHYKCDQCGRSYRHAGSLLNHKKSHKTGVFRCFVCQKRFYNLLALKNHQRTHFDVKKHRCTECGKAFKIYKQLLNHQRVHQENKAKIEELNKQIQTLMQMSGNASGSGMQALNSSRKRMSRRRKQRQTSNSDQSSQEKEGQMVDPRDPRPFVCDQCGRSYRHAGSLVNHKNSHKTGEYHCALCNNTYSNQLAMKNHLRIHFAVKRHRCQDCGKAFRGNKQLLNHTCSANKRNAAARGKLRGHKQEKDLTCKQCHLVFPDTELLEGHTCSKETAPDSVPPGDVDGDDEANLQKEERPFKCNICSRSYRHAGSLLNHKNTHKTGRFTCSFCAKPFSNPMALRNHTRIHTQKKKYVCPTCGKAFRLSSILYNHQKIHARGVTHYSCQTCGKSFQGKSGLKRHRCYLNGNPNSTVNQDGVDKCYTCDQCGRSYRHAGSLLNHKKSHSADLLHCTLCLKTFMNPLDLERHSQMARHCCPDCGKTFCEFAHLQSHMEVHSKGLPYYCNMCQQNFPNLASFQQHQELHGSLQGQSHHEQGMQMQQDLGWDSALDQEIGIQSLPKIDSAFSRAHGFPEPQDQQESSKGHGREEKSHVCEHCGRTYRHAGSLLNHKNSHKTGSFFCSVCQKEFTNLMALKNHRRIHTEPKRYQCLECGKAFRVSTQLICHRRIHTKEKPFSCLLCDKRFSSKSNLRHHQKMHQNTQQTYESSFNMDDNAFMGLGVDPFL from the exons ATGGCTATGCAAGAGCCAGGCCGGACCAAAGGCTTTTCGTGTAGACATTGTGGTGTAGTATGTGCAAGCATGCCCAGTCTTTTGGAGCATACAGAAACTTTTCATCAGTCAGAAGAGGAACGGAAGTTCAAATGTGACGAATGTGGACGAGGCTACAGGCATGCTGGCAGTTTGGCTAACCACAGAAAAACACATGAGGTTGGCTCTTTTCAGTGTCATATATGTTCCAGGAAGCTCTCCAATGCATTGGCTCTCAAAAGTCACCTGCGCATTCACACATCTAGAAAGAAATATTCTTGCACAGAATGCGGAAAGGCTTTTCGCCTTGCAACTCAGCTGGTCACCCATCAAAAGGCTCATCGCAATAAAGAGTCTCAAATCAGGACAAAGGATTCTGCAAATAGTCTTATTGAAAGTAATTATAAAGATGTTGAGTTGCTGCATCTAGATGAGATGGATTTTGACATTATACCAGATTTGCAGCCAGACATGAAGCTAAATATTGCTCCAACGAGGATCCTTAGTAATGGTGAAGTGtcagaacacattttaaattcCACCACAGAAAGTGACATGGCAACTGAAGATGATGCTGCAGACAGGCCGTTTAAATGTGACTTGTGTGGCAAGACATACAGACATCATGGCAGCCTCATAAATCATAAGAAAACTCATCAAATGGGAGTATTTGAGTGTCCAGTCTGTtttaaacagttcaataatcttgCTGCACTTAATAGTCACCAGCGAATCCACAGTAAAACCCACGGTCGTCTCAGTGTGCAGACCTCTAAAGCTGCCCTCACAGACTGCAAGCAAGAACCTGCCCCTCATGTTATGCCACAGAATGGTGatgctaaaatacatttttgtcatcTTTGTCAGGTTGCTTTTGCTAATGATGATGAGTTTCAAAGTCATATTCTGTTGCATAACTCCTCCTCTGTGTCATTTGAGCTCCCTACCAACTTGTCAGAGGAGCACAGTTTCTCTTACAATGATAGTGTTACTCATTCTCCAGAGTCTAATCCTTATCCCCCCTCTAGTGGCACTCCACCATTGCCTCCGTTACTCGATAAAGCTATTGATTATGACCAATCAGATGGGCCATTGGAAAATGGTCATATTTATCTACCCAACTCTTTAGATGAAAATCCATTGACTCTGCATGCTCAGGGACAGCCAATGGCCCTACCATCGGAAAACCTCAACCCTGATCATTCAGCACAGGGTACTGATAACATCAAAGTAGAAGATGCTGACAGTTCTGATCGCCGATTTAGGTGTAACATCTGTGGCAAAAGCTACAGGCATGCAGGCAGTCTTATAAATCATAAACGATCCCATCAAACCGGGATCTTTCAGTGTTCCATCTGCCGCAAGAACTACCCACATTTGGCAGCTCTGCGGAGCCACCTTCGGATCCATAAGGGGAGGCCCACATCTTTGCCTGCTAGTTCTGAGGGTGACTGGCTTTCCTCAGAGCCCTTGACGCATGAGAACCAACAGAACTGTTTTCAATCAAATGAGGGAGATGTAAGTGGAATATTAGGCCTTTCTCAGGACCTGGTAGACTCTGTGCAGCATGAATCTGATGAGGAGCATGTGAATGAGATGAATGCTACTGAATTTCATGAGCAGTTTGACAATTCCTTCTCAGATGAGCACCTACCTCAGGATGAACACCTCATGGAGAGGCACATGTGTGCTGACTGTGGAAAGACATTTAGTGATATTGCAGGAATCAAGTCACACATGTGTCCCCTCCTGAATCAGCAGTATCAGACCATGATGAATGGCTCACCTGGTCACAACACAAAGCATCAACATTTCTTAGGAGAGTCAGGTGAAGATGTTGGTTTTGAAGGACATGACGGCAGTGCAGCAGAGGCCTATTTTAGACAGCAGACCTTTCATGACGACATTCATGGTCAGATGAGTGAGAGTGAAGCTAAAACTGAAtgtgaagatgatgaagaagaggacGATGGAGAGATGTATCAGTGCTCAGTGTGTGGGAATCACTATACTAGCATGCGTGCACTGCGAAGCCATCTCGGAGGTCATACTCAAACTCATGCCACACCTTCAGCATGTGGCCCATCATCATTGTCTTCCCTAGAGGTCAAGAAAGATGAAATGAGTGAAAATCAGCAGGGTGACTGCAGTCTGATTATCTGCAGCACTTGTGGAGAGAGCTTTACAAAGAAAGAGGACCTACAAGCCCACCAGCTCCTGCATAGCAATATGGAAGGTAATCCGCAAGAACAATTTGTATCCAACCACCAGAATGAGCTCAAACCAAAAGTGGAAATCGAAAGTATTATTTGTGGGAAATGTGGCATTAGCTGCAGCGATACTTATTACCTCAGTAACCACAATTGCACAGGACAACGAGATGGACAAGTGGGGGAGGAATGTGGGGAGAAACCGCTTCTTAGAAGTACATTTCAACAAGAACTTTTGCAGGAGAGTTCACATGATGGAGAGCGCCATTACAAGTGTGACCAGTGTGGTCGATCGTACAGACATGCTGGATCATTACTCAATCATAAGAAGTCTCACAAAACTGGAGTGTTTCGATGCTTTGTTTGCCAAAAGCGTTTTTATAATTTGCTGGCTCTCAAGAATCACCAGAGGACACACTTTGATGTTAAAAA GCATAGATGCACAGAATGTGGGAAAGCATTCAAAATCTATAAACAACTGTTGAATCACCAGAGGGTACATCAGGAAAACAAGGCTAAGATTGAAGAGCTCAACAAACAAATCCAGACACTCATGCAGATGAGTGGGAATGCCTCAGGTAGTGGAATGCAGGCACTTAATTCCAGCAGAAAGAGAATGAGCAGACGCCGTAAGCAACGGCAGACCTCTAACAGTGATCAGTCTAGCCAAGAAAAAGAGGGCCAGATGGTAGATCCCAGGGACCCTCGCCCTTTTGTTTGTGATCAGTGTGGGCGAAGTTATCGGCATGCAGGAAGCTTAGTCAACCACAAAAACTCACACAAGACAGGTGAATATCATTGTGCTTTGTGCAACAACACTTATTCCAACCAGCTAGCAATGAAGAACCATTTGCGAATACACTTTGCTGTCAAAAGACACCGCTGCCAAGACTGTGGAAAGGCCTTCAGGGGAAACAAACAGTTACTCAACCACACTTGTTCAGCCAATAAAAGaaatgcagcagcaagaggaAAGCTCAGGGGCCACAAACAAGAAAAGGATTTGACTTGCAAGCAATGCCATCTTGTATTTCCAGATACTGAACTACTTGAAGGACACACCTGTAGCAAAGAGACTGCCCCTGATTCTGTCCCCCCAGGAGATGTAGATGGTGATGATGAAGCGAACCTACAAAAAGAGGAACGACCATTCAAGTGCAACATTTGTAGTCGCAGTTACCGTCACGCTGGTAGCTTGTTGAACCATAAGAACACTCACAAAACAGGCCGTTTCACCTGCTCCTTCTGTGCCAAGCCCTTTTCCAATCCCATGGCTTTACGAAACCACACACGCATTCACACGCAGAAGAAAAAGTATGTCTGTCCTACTTGTGGTAAAGCTTTCCGTCTCTCCAGTATCCTGTACAATCATCAAAAAATCCATGCACGGGGAGTAACTCATTACAGCTGCCAAACATGTGGCAAAAGCTTCCAGGGAAAGTCTGGGCTAAAGAGACATCGCTGTTACCTAAATGGCAATCCAAACTCTACTGTAAATCAAGATGGTGTGGACAAATGCTACAC GTGTGATCAGTGCGGACGCTCTTATAGACATGCCGGTTCCCTTCTCAACCACAAGAAGTCTCATTCTGCTGACCTCCTCCACTGCACTCTCTGCCTCAAAACATTCATGAACCCTCTGGATTTAGAACGCCATTCTCAAATGGCTCGCCACTGCTGCCCAGATTGCGGAAAAACCTTCTGTGAGTTTGCACACCTGCAGAGCCACATGGAGGTGCATAGTAAGGGACTCCCCTATTATTGCAACATGTGTCAACAGAACTTCCCAAACCTGGCTAGTTTTCAGCAGCACCAGGAGCTCCATGGCAGCTTGCAGGGGCAGTCACACCATGAGCAAGGTATGCAGATGCAGCAGGATTTAGGCTGGGACTCAGCACTAGACCAGGAGATAGGAATTCAGAGCCTTCCTAAGATCGATTCAGCCTTCAGCCGTGCGCATGGATTCCCTGAGCCTCAAGACCAGCAGGAAAGTAGCAAGGGACACGGTAGGGAAGAGAAAAGTCATGTGTGTGAGCACTGTGGGCGCACTTACCGCCACGCTGGTTCGCTGCTCAACCACAAAAACAGCCACAAGACTGGTTCCTTCTTCTGCTCAGTCTGCCAAAAGGAGTTCACCAATCTCATGGCACTGAAGAATCACCGGCGCATTCACACAGAACCCAAACGCTATCAGTGCCTGGAGTGTGGCAAGGCCTTCCGGGTCTCCACCCAGCTTATCTGCCACAGGCGCATCCACACCAAAGAGAAGCCCTTCTCCTGCCTCCTTTGTGACAAGCGTTTCTCTAGCAAGTCCAACCTTCGGCACCATCAGAAGATGCATCAGAATACCCAACAGACTTATGAGTCCTCCTTCAACATGGATGATAATGCGTTCATGGGACTGGGTGTGGACCCTTTCCTCTAA
- the LOC109060163 gene encoding zinc finger protein 668-like — MASPHPGSPPTAEQYTPPPSETEPNKEPDNSSEQPTRRRGKGRPPKTLHTFKCSTCQEVFTSSSALQSHKLSVHGKDKQQQYTCGKCTKTFSSRAQLSKHMRSHSAQRPFQCPHCHKAYETPTELRNHSRSHTGEKPFVCFDCGKAFMQAICLRIHMTQHSGERPHSCPHCSKSYPTLSKLKVHQRSHTGEKPYFCSECGKSFADPSVYRKHRRNHQGHRPYSCGQCGKTYTELKDLKNHERSHTGEKPYLCSDCGKAFSRSSSLACHLRIHSKSKPYQCEQCGKGFTQLSSYQSHLRTHSGEKPFLCPQCGKMFSDPSSFRRHQRAHQGFKPYPCDKCTKRFRQPADLAVHQRVHSGQRPYKCQCCDKAFVASWDLRRHMLVHSGLRPFSCTECGKSFTERSSLNKHRRVHSGERPYKCQLCFKSFVVSSSLRKHERTHLSERPLQVQITPETAQMFPTTLPQFSCSHCDMIFGTWEEVQAHASLHTVSPPSDSMVSALPVDPHVCVTCQAEFAQLADLQAHEKLHPKPRPHVCDQCGKGFLNKAGLRKHQRIHSTNRPHCCAVCGKAFLFAAYLRKHLRTHRDTESSSSLPQTDIVHSQPLPSLPNAASPSGSEPTAISLTVPVTVPVSAFQTMPAHMYIDKEEGL; from the coding sequence ATGGCTTCACCTCATCCAGGTAGCCCACCGACCGCAGAGCAGTATACACCACCGCCTTCTGAGACCGAGCCCAACAAAGAACCAGACAACTCATCAGAACAACCTACAAGAAGAAGAGGCAAAGGGAGACCGCCAAAAACTTTGCACACTTTTAAATGCTCGACCTGTCAGGAGGTCTTTACCAGCTCTTCAGCTCTACAGAGCCACAAGCTATCGGTACATGGTAAAGACAAACAGCAGCAATACACCTGTGGTAAGTGCACAAAGACATTCTCCAGCCGGGCACAGCTTTCCAAGCATATGCGCTCCCACTCTGCCCAGCGTCCGTTCCAGTGCCCACACTGCCATAAGGCTTACGAGACTCCAACGGAGTTACGCAACCACAGCCGTTCACACACAGGGGAGAaaccatttgtttgttttgactgtGGCAAGGCATTTATGCAGGCCATTTGCCTGCGTATCCACATGACACAGCACAGTGGCGAAAGGCCTCATTCTTGCCCTCATTGCTCCAAGAGTTATCCCACACTATCCAAACTCAAAGTGCACCAACGATCACACACCGGGGAGAAGCCTTACTTTTGTTCcgagtgtgggaagagtttcgcCGACCCTTCAGTGTACCGCAAGCATCGGCGTAATCACCAAGGCCACCGACCGTATTCTTGTGGCCAGTGCGGTAAAACATACACGGAGCTGAAGGACTTGAAGAACCATGAGCGTTCGCACACGGGTGAGAAGCCTTACCTGTGTTCGGACTGTGGCAAAGCCTTCTCCCGGTCGTCCTCTTTGGCGTGCCACTTGCGAATCCACTCCAAGAGCAAGCCGTATCAGTGTGAACAGTGCGGCAAAGGGTTTACTCAGCTGTCCTCATACCAGTCCCATCTTCGTACCCACTCAGGTGAAAAACCCTTCTTGTGTCCACAGTGCGGCAAGATGTTCTCCGATCCCTCTAGTTTCCGCCGACATCAGCGGGCGCATCAAGGATTCAAGCCATACCCTTGTGACAAGTGCACTAAGAGGTTTCGGCAGCCGGCAGACCTTGCGGTGCATCAGCGTGTGCACTCAGGTCAGCGGCCCTACAAATGCCAATGCTGCGATAAAGCTTTCGTCGCTTCTTGGGATCTGCGGCGCCACATGCTAGTTCACTCCGGGCTGCGGCCTTTTTCTTGCACGGAATGTGGCAAGTCCTTTACGGAGCGCTCAAGTCTGAACAAACACAGAAGGGTGCATTCAGGGGAGCGTCCTTACAAATGCCAGCTGTGCTTCAAATCATTTGTTGTGTCATCCAGTTTGCGCAAACATGAAAGGACACACTTGTCCGAGAGGCCTTTACAGGTCCAGATCACTCCTGAAACGGCTCAGATGTTTCCCACCACCCTTCCCCAGTTCTCCTGCTCTCACTGTGATATGATATTCGGGACATGGGAGGAAGTGCAGGCCCATGCCAGCCTTCACACTGTCTCTCCCCCGTCTGATTCTATGGTTTCAGCTTTGCCTGTTGACCCACATGTTTGTGTGACCTGCCAGGCAGAGTTTGCTCAGCTGGCTGATCTGCAGGCACACGAGAAACTGCACCCCAAGCCACGACCTCACGTTTGTGACCAGTGTGGTAAGGGTTTTCTGAATAAAGCAGGGCTTCGTAAACACCAGCGCATCCACTCGACTAATCGGCCACATTGCTGTGCTGTTTGCGGAAAGGCTTTTCTTTTCGCTGCCTACCTACGCAAACACTTACGCACCCACCGTGACACTGAGTCCTCATCCTCCTTGCCTCAGACAGACATAGTGCACAGCCAACCCCTGCCGTCCCTACCTAATGCTGCGTCACCGTCGGGATCCGAGCCCACCGCTATTTCTCTGACTGTTCCGGTGACTGTGCCGGTGTCGGCATTTCAGACAATGCCAGCCCATATGTATATAGACAAGGAAGAGGGGCTCTGA
- the LOC109060164 gene encoding leukocyte antigen CD37-like — protein MSFTVPSAPYISISLFSYFLIISGSVTMSLGFLGCLGSLKTVKCLLATYFILLTVLLAAQIVGGVLFYTQKTELAGSLKDHTLKSFGRNDSRIISFENTLVYIQQEVRVTAQ, from the exons ATGTCTTTTACAGTGCCCTCCGCTCCCTACAtttccatctctctcttctcCTACTTCCtgatcatcagtggatctgtgaCCATGTCATTAGGCTTCTTAGGATGTCTAGGTTCTCTGAAGACTGTCAAATGCCTGCTGGCAACT TATTTTATCCTGCTCACGGTTCTTCTTGCGGCTCAGATAGTGGGTGGGGTTCTTTTCTACACCCAGAAAACTGAG TTGGCAGGTTCACTAAAGGACCATACTCTAAAGTCATTTGGAAGGAATGATTCCAGAATAATAAGTTTTGAAAATACTCTAGTGTACATTCAGCAAGAGGTGAGAGTCACAGCACAGTAA
- the LOC109060155 gene encoding galanin peptides-like produces the protein MQTSCALLCISLCVLTAHLSRIHAMTLKNPEKKGWTLNSAGYLLGPYAYRSLNVRHRATGKRDMWNESSSLPASSYNDSYLLSLLGHLAYLQLKEMGMTEDFSGSLMSGHMKQ, from the exons ATGCAGACAAGTTGTGCTTTACTCTGTATCTCACTCTGTGTCTTAACTGCACATCTGTCAAGGATCCATGCAATGACCCTCAAG AATCCAGAGAAGAAGGGATGGACTCTGAACAGTGCTGGGTACTTACTAGGACCTT ATGCTTACAGAAGTCTTAATGTAAGACACAGAGCTACGGGCAAAAGAGACATGTGGAATGAGAGTTCAAGCTTACCAGCATCATCATACA ATGATTCCTATCTTCTCTCACTGCTGGGTCATCTTGCATATTTGCAATTAAAAG aaaTGGGAATGACTGAAGATTTCAGTGGCTCTTTAATGAGCGGCCATATGAAGCAATAA